In Miscanthus floridulus cultivar M001 chromosome 5, ASM1932011v1, whole genome shotgun sequence, one genomic interval encodes:
- the LOC136453239 gene encoding uncharacterized protein — protein MGVSTTDLSAPSHSVNLPGCVASSSSPSSVVAPWPRSGKHRGAAAVVRRAQLVLSRDVGWCGQRAWRKLLRRLAQETKCICSSPTAATGRPITFGYDAASYAKNFDDGRSPARAAPNAADKPSGN, from the coding sequence ATGGGCGTGAGCACCACTGACCTGTCCGCGCCATCCCACTCCGTCAATCTGCCCGGCTGCgtggcctcctcctcgtccccttCCTCCGTTGTTGCCCCGTGGCCGCGTTCAGGCAAGCACCGCGGCGCGGCCGCCGTGGTCCGCCGCGCCCAGCTCGTCCTATCGCGCGACGTCGGGTGGTGCGGGCAACGCGCGTGGCGGAAGCTGCTCAGGCGGCTGGCGCAGGAGACCAAGTGCATCTGCAGCTCCCCGACGGCGGCCACGGGCAGGCCCATCACGTTCGGCTACGACGCCGCCAGCTACGCCAAGAACTTCGACGACGGGCGCAGCCCCGCGCGCGCTGCCCCCAATGCGGCGGATAAGCCGAGCGGCAATTGA